One region of Thiorhodovibrio frisius genomic DNA includes:
- a CDS encoding autotransporter assembly complex protein TamA has translation MLDPSDPPAGATGRRARRIQFLLVAFWLLVLALWLPGAAVALELKVEVTGLRGEQEKNVLALLGIYQERADKDISALRLLALHRRAPEQIRKALAPFGLYRVSIQDTLTEPATDGGTWVASYKIDPGPAVRIASIDYQITGPGASAGVFPDAFPMQVGEVLLDSNYTKARDSIETIASEQGYLDATMTRHQVLVNLDSYEARVFFHLDTGPRYYFGQVSFEQDLLAPDFLQRFVPFESGAVYDPDDLLELQGRLLGSEYYQSVEINPHKQLASADREVPITVIAKRNKANRYRVGLGYGTDVGPRLTLDYRRRYIGRHGHTLNAEISLSAVIQTIFAEYDIPVGDPLRDSLVIKPQYGIYDTATRQGTMFNLQTAWSHVGRSGWRRDIGLNYQYEDFEVSDVEDSNFNGLVPSIAWSKIVADDPINTRNGYRVKALIQGTVGGVMSTGASWLTGSLNAKWIKSFGERYRFLTRADLGATWAANLEDVPAGQRFFAGGDTSIRGWAFDVLGPIDPVTDQTLGGRYLAVGSLELQRQIKGKWSASVFTDFGNAFDPEYDAEWEQSAGLGLNYQTPLGQVRFYAAYAFTKPDPGVRLHLMIGPDL, from the coding sequence CGGGCTTGCGTGGCGAACAGGAAAAGAACGTCCTTGCGTTGCTCGGCATCTATCAGGAGCGCGCGGACAAAGACATCAGTGCACTGCGGCTGTTAGCACTGCATCGGCGAGCGCCGGAGCAGATTCGCAAGGCGCTTGCGCCCTTCGGTCTTTACCGCGTGAGCATTCAAGACACACTCACCGAGCCCGCCACTGATGGCGGCACCTGGGTAGCCAGCTACAAGATCGACCCGGGGCCGGCGGTGCGCATTGCCAGCATCGACTACCAGATCACAGGACCGGGAGCCAGCGCTGGCGTTTTCCCGGACGCCTTCCCGATGCAGGTGGGCGAGGTGCTGTTGGATTCTAACTACACCAAAGCCAGAGACAGCATCGAGACCATTGCCTCCGAGCAGGGTTATCTGGACGCGACCATGACACGCCATCAGGTGCTGGTCAATCTGGACAGCTATGAGGCCCGGGTGTTCTTTCATCTCGACACTGGGCCGCGTTATTACTTCGGCCAGGTCAGCTTTGAGCAGGACCTGCTGGCACCTGACTTTTTGCAGCGCTTTGTGCCGTTCGAGTCCGGGGCGGTCTACGATCCCGACGACCTGCTTGAGCTACAGGGGCGCTTGCTGGGGTCGGAATACTACCAAAGCGTCGAGATCAATCCGCACAAGCAACTCGCCAGTGCCGACCGCGAGGTCCCCATCACCGTCATCGCCAAACGCAACAAGGCCAATCGCTACCGTGTTGGGCTTGGCTACGGGACCGATGTCGGCCCACGCTTGACGCTTGACTACCGGCGCCGCTACATCGGTCGCCATGGCCATACACTTAACGCAGAAATCTCGCTCTCAGCTGTTATTCAAACCATTTTTGCGGAATACGACATTCCGGTGGGCGATCCCTTGCGTGATTCGCTTGTGATCAAGCCGCAGTACGGCATCTATGACACGGCAACCCGGCAGGGAACCATGTTCAATCTGCAGACTGCTTGGTCCCATGTCGGGCGCTCCGGCTGGCGGCGCGATATTGGCCTCAATTATCAATACGAAGACTTCGAAGTCAGCGACGTGGAAGATTCCAACTTCAATGGTCTGGTGCCCAGTATTGCCTGGTCTAAGATCGTCGCCGATGATCCCATCAACACGCGTAACGGCTATCGCGTCAAGGCGCTGATTCAGGGAACTGTTGGCGGCGTCATGTCCACCGGTGCCTCCTGGCTCACCGGCTCGCTGAATGCAAAGTGGATCAAGAGCTTTGGCGAGCGCTACCGCTTTCTCACCCGCGCCGATCTGGGTGCGACCTGGGCCGCCAATTTAGAAGACGTGCCGGCGGGCCAACGCTTTTTTGCTGGTGGGGATACCAGCATTCGTGGCTGGGCTTTCGACGTGCTAGGTCCGATTGATCCGGTCACTGACCAGACTCTGGGTGGGCGCTATCTGGCAGTCGGTTCGCTCGAGTTGCAACGGCAGATCAAGGGCAAATGGAGTGCCTCGGTGTTTACCGATTTTGGCAACGCCTTCGACCCCGAGTACGATGCCGAATGGGAACAGAGCGCTGGGCTGGGTTTGAATTACCAAACACCGCTGGGTCAGGTTCGGTTCTATGCGGCCTATGCGTTCACGAAACCGGACCCGGGCGTGCGCCTGCACCTGATGATTGGGCCTGACCTCTAA
- a CDS encoding translocation/assembly module TamB domain-containing protein, whose translation MTATDANKNPSAGNIPPRRRWHVWRWLLGALTTLLLLLVLLFAWVLTTQGGLRLLVDLGEKAMPDALEIGAVEGRLIDDFQVHDLHLRLPELDLRVGLIDLHWRPARLLGGTFSLARLHVQNTEILTAPSQKPEPKEPFNLPEINLPLALEADSVLVEHLRLGTLDLSPQPIQTPTTTPEQPLLVLTRAELAGAMNGSKVELRTLSIRLSVPDVQAEAKGQLELRGDYPADLQLDWTFAQAPAMELKGQGRLSGDARALRIEHRISGSAEVRLDAEVRDLLAQPAWTAAIELEALDLPQLVAGAPQVDVTANLKSDGTVDHASLTGTLSAEAPAHGEMGRLGAELDLAWQDQVLRIQALNLTEQGSGGLLDLKGQIDFKGAQGQVAVTGVWEALRWPLTGEARLESPRGTLDVSGQLDAFDYSFSAEVFGQGIPETRLALSGAGSQQGTRIDELKLDSLGGQTIGKGRLNWSPELNWEFALTAQQLNPGLQWPGLDGVLKLKAESSGSLEKGYSYQLKADVGLKAYPAMVVNLTGKGTTVDTRIATLNLETLGGQVTGSASLNWAPDIAWNADLTLSDIDPGLYAKDWPGRLSGQITSRGRLAPQGPEGRARISDFGGQLRGYPVGVSALLELASGALQIRELEARSGATKLTATGQAAEKLAVDFSMRSPDLSELLPAAKGRLSIDGQVRGEVSAPRVTVAIDGRDLDLQGQGIASIKGNADIGLGANDPIQAELNASKLLLGGMPFASLRVTAEGTLPSHRLSAALNGETLSVQLAFAGQQKGQQGGQGGYRGELNTFKLTTADYGTWALKQRAPVVFDQGQIHAGPLCMGDSQGSGGCARFSQTPAGDFDASLKIDRLNFTRIDSLLPPTLDLKGHAVLDAAFNSRKGAITGQASLRVPQGSVDLALPDASEQLVFSSAAAELILNSGGVNAKLKVPVQGLGALDADARLPGLALSALDVDRQALTGSVRLELRDLSRFGKLVPDMSDFAGAVDADIKLGGTLGKPLIQGQAQLENLGFRMPLIGLSVTDTNLTVRTQGADRLAISGGANIGGGQLALSGNGQRAQQGWTLNLKIEGDQLKVADTKEYLALLKTDLTAGWSPSGGSVQGVVEVEDARIRPRSIPAGTVSASPDVVVEGQGDTGNKSATPLTVDVEVRLRNLVQIEAFGLSAKLRGKLRAIMEPGQPLLGDGQLEILDGSYRLSSQFGLLASVGAPLKIDQGFLVFAKTPLSNPGLVLKAQREGGDMTAGVRVLGTLKKPKLAFFSDSDPNMTDSEIVNYLLTGVPPNGNASNVDRSLSVGTYVAPKLFVEYESNLGDQGDKIKLRYDLNNWIQLQTETGDSQGADVFFKFEN comes from the coding sequence ATGACAGCGACAGACGCCAACAAAAACCCAAGCGCCGGCAATATCCCGCCGCGACGGCGCTGGCATGTCTGGCGCTGGCTGCTGGGTGCCTTGACCACCCTGCTGCTGCTCTTGGTATTGCTTTTCGCCTGGGTGCTGACCACCCAGGGCGGTCTGCGCCTGCTGGTGGATCTGGGCGAAAAAGCCATGCCAGATGCGCTTGAGATCGGCGCGGTGGAGGGCCGTCTGATCGATGACTTTCAGGTGCACGATCTGCACTTGCGTTTGCCCGAGCTTGATCTGCGCGTTGGTCTCATCGATCTTCACTGGCGCCCCGCGCGCCTTCTCGGCGGTACCTTCAGTCTAGCGCGCCTGCATGTTCAGAATACCGAGATTCTGACCGCTCCAAGTCAGAAGCCCGAGCCAAAAGAACCTTTCAATCTGCCTGAGATCAACTTGCCGCTTGCACTTGAAGCTGACTCGGTGCTGGTCGAGCATCTGCGCCTAGGCACCCTGGACCTCTCCCCTCAGCCCATCCAGACCCCCACGACGACGCCTGAGCAACCGCTGCTTGTGCTCACGCGGGCTGAGCTCGCCGGCGCCATGAACGGCTCCAAGGTCGAGCTGCGCACCCTGAGCATCCGCCTGAGCGTCCCCGATGTGCAAGCTGAGGCCAAGGGCCAGCTTGAGCTTCGCGGTGACTATCCGGCCGATTTGCAGCTTGATTGGACCTTCGCCCAGGCCCCGGCCATGGAGCTGAAAGGGCAGGGACGGCTGTCGGGTGATGCGCGCGCGCTGCGCATCGAACATCGCATCAGCGGGTCCGCCGAGGTCCGGCTGGATGCCGAGGTGCGGGACTTGCTCGCGCAGCCGGCCTGGACCGCCGCCATTGAACTCGAGGCGCTGGATTTGCCGCAACTGGTTGCCGGAGCGCCGCAAGTCGATGTCACGGCCAATCTCAAATCCGATGGCACAGTCGATCATGCCAGTCTCACCGGTACCCTGAGCGCGGAAGCTCCGGCCCACGGCGAAATGGGCCGTCTGGGCGCGGAACTCGACTTGGCCTGGCAGGATCAGGTGTTGCGTATCCAGGCGCTCAACCTCACCGAACAGGGCTCGGGTGGTCTGCTTGATCTCAAGGGACAAATTGATTTCAAAGGCGCGCAAGGGCAGGTGGCAGTGACCGGCGTTTGGGAGGCGCTGCGCTGGCCCCTGACCGGCGAGGCACGTCTGGAGTCGCCGCGCGGTACTCTTGATGTCAGCGGTCAACTTGATGCCTTTGACTACAGTTTTTCGGCCGAGGTCTTCGGTCAGGGCATTCCGGAGACGCGACTGGCACTGAGCGGTGCTGGCAGTCAGCAGGGCACCCGTATCGACGAACTCAAGCTCGACAGTCTTGGCGGGCAGACCATCGGCAAGGGTCGCTTGAACTGGAGCCCCGAACTCAACTGGGAATTTGCCCTGACGGCACAGCAGCTCAATCCCGGTCTGCAATGGCCCGGCCTGGATGGCGTGCTCAAGCTCAAAGCCGAGTCTTCCGGCAGTCTGGAGAAGGGCTACAGCTATCAGCTCAAGGCCGATGTCGGGCTCAAGGCTTATCCGGCCATGGTGGTGAATTTAACCGGCAAGGGGACAACGGTAGACACCCGCATCGCCACGCTGAATCTGGAGACCCTGGGTGGTCAGGTGACCGGGTCTGCCAGCCTGAACTGGGCGCCAGACATCGCCTGGAACGCCGATCTGACCCTGAGCGATATCGATCCTGGCCTGTACGCGAAAGACTGGCCCGGGCGTCTGTCAGGCCAAATCACAAGCCGCGGGCGTCTGGCTCCCCAAGGACCTGAGGGCAGGGCGCGCATCAGCGATTTTGGCGGGCAATTGCGTGGCTACCCGGTTGGCGTCTCTGCGCTGCTCGAGCTGGCTTCGGGCGCGCTCCAGATACGCGAACTTGAAGCCCGTTCTGGGGCGACCAAACTCACGGCAACTGGGCAGGCCGCAGAGAAGCTGGCAGTCGATTTCAGCATGCGCTCGCCGGATTTGAGTGAGCTGCTGCCGGCGGCAAAAGGCCGGCTCAGTATCGACGGGCAGGTGCGCGGCGAGGTCAGCGCGCCGCGCGTGACTGTCGCTATCGACGGTCGTGATCTCGATCTGCAGGGGCAGGGCATTGCCAGCATCAAAGGCAACGCAGACATTGGTCTGGGCGCCAATGATCCCATCCAGGCCGAGCTGAACGCATCCAAGCTGCTGCTTGGCGGGATGCCTTTCGCATCCTTGCGGGTGACGGCCGAGGGAACATTGCCGAGCCATCGGTTGAGCGCCGCCTTGAACGGCGAGACCCTCTCGGTGCAGCTGGCCTTTGCCGGCCAACAAAAGGGCCAGCAAGGAGGCCAGGGCGGTTATCGCGGCGAGCTCAATACCTTCAAGCTCACCACAGCCGATTATGGCACCTGGGCGTTGAAGCAACGGGCGCCAGTGGTGTTTGATCAAGGCCAAATTCACGCCGGGCCCTTGTGCATGGGCGACAGCCAGGGCTCTGGTGGTTGCGCGCGTTTCAGTCAAACCCCGGCGGGGGACTTTGATGCGAGCCTGAAGATCGACCGCCTCAACTTCACGCGCATCGATTCGCTGCTGCCACCGACCTTGGATCTAAAGGGCCATGCGGTGCTGGATGCCGCGTTCAACTCACGCAAGGGGGCCATCACCGGGCAGGCGAGCCTCAGAGTGCCGCAGGGGTCCGTTGATCTGGCACTGCCGGATGCCAGCGAGCAGCTAGTGTTTTCCTCGGCAGCGGCGGAGCTGATCCTGAACTCAGGCGGGGTAAACGCCAAACTCAAGGTGCCCGTGCAAGGACTTGGCGCACTTGATGCCGATGCCAGGCTGCCAGGGCTGGCGCTGTCAGCACTGGATGTGGACCGCCAGGCGCTGACGGGTTCGGTGCGTCTGGAACTGCGCGATTTGAGCCGCTTCGGCAAACTGGTGCCTGATATGAGCGACTTTGCCGGCGCTGTCGATGCTGATATCAAACTCGGCGGCACCCTCGGCAAGCCGTTAATTCAAGGGCAGGCGCAGCTTGAGAATCTCGGCTTCCGCATGCCGCTGATCGGTCTTTCGGTGACCGATACCAATCTGACAGTCCGCACCCAGGGCGCCGACCGCCTCGCTATCAGCGGCGGTGCCAATATCGGCGGCGGTCAGCTTGCGCTCTCGGGCAATGGCCAACGCGCTCAGCAAGGCTGGACACTCAACCTGAAGATTGAGGGCGACCAGCTCAAGGTGGCCGATACCAAGGAGTATCTGGCCCTGTTGAAGACCGATCTGACGGCAGGATGGAGTCCCAGTGGAGGTTCGGTGCAGGGGGTGGTCGAGGTTGAAGATGCGCGCATCAGGCCGCGTTCAATACCGGCAGGGACGGTCTCGGCCTCGCCGGATGTGGTGGTGGAAGGGCAGGGCGATACCGGAAACAAATCCGCTACTCCCTTGACCGTCGATGTGGAAGTCAGGCTGCGCAATTTAGTGCAGATTGAGGCCTTTGGCTTGAGTGCCAAGCTGCGCGGCAAACTACGCGCCATTATGGAGCCTGGGCAGCCCTTGCTCGGCGATGGCCAGCTTGAGATTCTGGATGGCAGCTATCGGCTGTCGAGCCAATTCGGCCTGCTCGCCAGCGTGGGGGCGCCGCTCAAAATCGATCAGGGCTTCTTGGTCTTTGCCAAGACACCGCTGAGCAACCCCGGTTTGGTGCTAAAAGCTCAGCGCGAGGGTGGCGACATGACCGCTGGCGTGCGCGTACTGGGAACACTGAAAAAACCCAAATTGGCCTTCTTCTCCGACTCCGACCCCAATATGACGGATTCTGAAATCGTCAACTATCTGCTCACCGGCGTGCCGCCCAATGGCAATGCCAGCAATGTCGACCGCTCGCTCTCGGTCGGCACCTATGTCGCGCCCAAGCTGTTTGTGGAATATGAAAGCAATCTTGGCGATCAGGGCGACAAGATCAAGTTGCGCTACGATCTGAACAATTGGATTCAACTTCAGACCGAAACCGGCGATAGCCAAGGCGCCGATGTGTTTTTTAAGTTTGAGAATTGA
- a CDS encoding lysophospholipid acyltransferase family protein: MSEPFESVRATFPLSLLHPRHWASWLLVGAIRLLGLLPLPLLVGLGKAIGFALYPLGGSRRQVALINLKSCFPELTEAECSRMAREHFGYLTAAALAQGVCWSSSRQRLTRLLDIHGIDMLKEVKKSGQPFILLVPHFVALELASVAYSAAVEPGLYMYQRIRNPVFDWQVMRGRTRFGHVPLERHDDLRTLIRSLKQGIPFYYLPDQDPGKRRGVFAPFCGQQAATVGTLGRIARLAKAVVIPVFVRLATNGRRIELRFSSPIEGLTGTDPVADAGVMNQVIEAEVRRDPVQYFWVHRRFKTRPPGESPFYPRSARRRRRR; this comes from the coding sequence ATGTCCGAGCCATTTGAGTCTGTGCGCGCAACCTTCCCCCTGTCCTTGCTGCATCCCCGGCACTGGGCCTCTTGGCTGCTGGTTGGCGCGATTCGCTTACTGGGTCTGCTGCCGCTGCCACTTTTGGTTGGGCTTGGCAAGGCCATCGGTTTTGCGCTTTATCCTCTCGGCGGTTCACGGCGGCAGGTGGCCTTGATTAACCTAAAGTCCTGTTTTCCGGAACTGACTGAAGCCGAGTGCTCGCGCATGGCGCGGGAGCATTTTGGATATCTCACCGCCGCAGCCCTGGCCCAGGGCGTCTGCTGGTCCTCCTCGCGTCAGCGTTTGACCCGTCTGTTGGATATTCATGGTATCGACATGCTCAAAGAGGTCAAGAAGAGCGGGCAGCCCTTCATTCTGCTGGTCCCGCATTTCGTCGCCCTTGAACTCGCCAGCGTCGCCTACTCCGCAGCTGTCGAGCCCGGACTCTATATGTATCAGAGGATTCGCAATCCGGTGTTTGACTGGCAGGTGATGCGGGGGCGAACGCGGTTTGGGCATGTACCACTGGAGCGTCATGACGATCTGCGCACCTTGATCCGCTCGCTCAAACAAGGCATTCCCTTTTATTACCTGCCCGATCAGGATCCTGGTAAGCGTCGCGGTGTGTTTGCGCCTTTCTGCGGCCAGCAGGCAGCGACCGTTGGAACTCTGGGGCGCATCGCGCGATTGGCCAAGGCTGTTGTGATCCCGGTCTTCGTGCGCCTTGCCACCAACGGCCGGCGCATTGAATTGCGTTTTTCCTCGCCGATCGAGGGGTTGACGGGCACGGACCCCGTCGCCGATGCAGGCGTGATGAATCAGGTGATCGAAGCCGAGGTGCGTCGCGATCCCGTCCAGTATTTCTGGGTCCATCGGCGTTTCAAAACGCGACCGCCCGGAGAATCGCCCTTTTACCCGCGCTCAGCGCGGCGTCGGCGCAGGCGATGA
- a CDS encoding lysylphosphatidylglycerol synthase domain-containing protein, producing the protein MMSPPVSPPGDFASPQPKEAVAKASLKLKRPREWLLGGALLLGLIVLVQLWIGWPQLLAPWLQFPPLLLIGLLMLSAGSYLARALRVQLYFAPLMAGAFPTTLRLSALHTTANVLLPMRLGELVFPWLMRRYFGQGMLGAGVSLIWIRLLDLHFLALIGWLILWLRSPSPLWPLAGVLWLSLLLVVPLVARPLSALPESGPRWRRTLRFLALAAPRENARLAGLYGWTALCWGAKFIAFSWVLGYFLPIDFWRLLAGVMGAELSSVLPFHGIGGAGSYELAILAALVPLGVPAKDALAGAVNLHLFMLGASLLFGLLALALPVRRAVDTQRP; encoded by the coding sequence ATGATGTCGCCGCCCGTGTCGCCGCCCGGTGATTTCGCATCGCCGCAGCCGAAGGAGGCGGTGGCCAAGGCGTCGCTCAAGTTAAAGCGCCCGCGTGAATGGCTGCTAGGCGGCGCGCTGCTTCTTGGGCTTATCGTGCTGGTGCAGCTTTGGATCGGCTGGCCGCAGTTGCTCGCGCCTTGGTTGCAATTTCCACCCTTGCTGCTGATCGGGCTGCTGATGCTCAGTGCTGGCAGTTATCTGGCGCGCGCGCTGCGCGTGCAACTCTATTTTGCCCCGCTGATGGCCGGTGCTTTTCCAACCACCCTGCGGCTGTCGGCGCTGCATACCACAGCCAATGTGCTCTTGCCCATGCGTTTGGGTGAGCTGGTGTTTCCCTGGCTGATGCGACGCTACTTCGGCCAGGGAATGCTCGGTGCTGGAGTGTCGCTGATTTGGATTCGCCTGCTCGATCTGCACTTTCTGGCACTGATTGGCTGGCTGATTCTGTGGTTGCGTTCGCCATCTCCGCTTTGGCCGTTGGCAGGGGTTCTGTGGCTCAGTCTTCTGCTGGTGGTGCCGCTGGTGGCGCGGCCTTTGTCGGCGCTGCCAGAATCCGGCCCGCGCTGGCGCCGTACTTTGCGCTTTTTGGCCCTGGCTGCGCCGCGCGAAAATGCCCGCCTGGCTGGTCTCTACGGCTGGACAGCCCTGTGCTGGGGGGCGAAGTTCATCGCTTTTTCCTGGGTGCTGGGCTATTTCCTGCCCATCGACTTCTGGCGCTTGCTCGCCGGGGTCATGGGTGCCGAGTTATCCTCGGTGCTGCCCTTCCATGGCATCGGCGGCGCCGGCTCTTACGAACTGGCCATTCTGGCCGCGTTGGTGCCCCTGGGCGTTCCAGCCAAGGATGCCCTGGCCGGCGCGGTGAACCTGCATCTGTTCATGCTGGGCGCTAGCCTGCTGTTTGGCCTGCTCGCGCTGGCGCTGCCGGTGCGGCGGGCTGTCGACACCCAGCGGCCCTAG
- a CDS encoding NADP(H)-dependent aldo-keto reductase, producing MRYLPLGRTDIRVSEICLGTMTFGEQNTEAEAFEQLDYALDQGINFIDTAELYPVPPRGETQGLTETYIGNWLAERKVRDKVILASKVVGAADWVPHIRNDQAKLDRSNIQKALNESLKRLKTDYLDLYQLHWPDRETNYFGKLGYEPPAEDKSVPLLETLQALDEQVKAGKIRHVGLSNETPWGTMTMLKLAEQQGLPRMVSIQNPYSLLNRTFEIGLAEVAMREDCGLLAYSPLGFGVLSGKYLNGARPAGARVTLFSRFDRYSNPEADKATADYVAIAHRHDLDPAQMALAWVNSRPFLTANIIGATTMEQLKANIASAEMHLSTEVMAEIEAAHQRQPNPSP from the coding sequence ATGCGCTATCTGCCACTTGGCCGCACCGACATCCGCGTGAGCGAAATTTGCCTTGGCACCATGACCTTCGGCGAACAGAACACCGAGGCTGAAGCCTTTGAGCAGCTCGATTATGCGCTCGATCAAGGGATCAATTTCATCGATACCGCCGAGCTTTATCCTGTCCCTCCGCGCGGCGAGACCCAGGGGCTAACCGAGACCTACATCGGCAATTGGCTAGCCGAGCGCAAGGTGCGCGACAAAGTCATTTTGGCAAGCAAGGTTGTGGGGGCGGCAGACTGGGTTCCGCACATCCGCAACGACCAGGCCAAGCTCGACCGCAGCAACATCCAAAAAGCCCTGAATGAGAGCCTGAAACGGCTAAAAACCGACTACCTCGACCTCTACCAGCTGCACTGGCCGGATCGCGAGACCAATTACTTTGGCAAGCTCGGCTACGAACCCCCGGCGGAAGACAAGAGCGTGCCGCTGCTTGAGACACTGCAAGCCCTGGACGAGCAGGTCAAAGCTGGAAAAATCCGCCATGTCGGCCTGTCGAACGAGACCCCCTGGGGCACCATGACCATGCTTAAGCTCGCTGAGCAGCAGGGTCTGCCGCGCATGGTCAGTATCCAAAATCCCTACAGCCTGCTTAACCGCACCTTCGAGATTGGCTTGGCCGAGGTTGCCATGCGCGAGGATTGCGGCCTGCTGGCCTACTCGCCGCTCGGCTTCGGCGTGCTGAGTGGCAAGTATCTCAATGGCGCGCGCCCAGCCGGCGCCCGCGTCACGCTCTTCTCGCGCTTCGACCGCTACTCCAACCCCGAGGCCGACAAAGCCACCGCTGACTATGTCGCCATCGCCCACCGCCACGACCTTGACCCGGCCCAGATGGCCCTTGCATGGGTAAACAGCCGGCCGTTTTTAACCGCTAATATCATCGGCGCCACCACCATGGAACAACTCAAGGCCAACATTGCCTCGGCCGAGATGCACTTGAGCACCGAGGTAATGGCAGAGATCGAAGCCGCACATCAGCGTCAGCCCAATCCCAGTCCTTAA
- a CDS encoding dihydroorotase, translating into MTDTKGQHPPRLSILGAHVIDPASRFDQVADLHLADGRVLAIGQKPADFQPEELIDASGLLAIPGLVDLCARLRQPGLEQKATIRSETRAAASAGITTLCCPPDTLPVVDTPAVAQLIRQTAEQHGFARVLPAGSLTQDLAGEQISEMAALARAGCPVLSHADRPIRSARVQRRALEYAATFDLTCFLHPANASLSEGGLVHEGRISTRLGLPGIPAAAETVAVARDLALAEQTGARIHFRGLSTARATEMLAEARARGVQVTADVSAHQLFLTEDDIGTFDANALVLPPLRTEADRQALRAAVASGVISAICSDHQPHEADAKLDTFPQAAPGISALETLLPLTLRLADEGLLPMTSALACVTCHAADILGLPHGRLQPGAPADLCLLAPNEHWTLTAERMHSQGKNTPFLGQSMHGAVRLTLLGGQPAFDAAGP; encoded by the coding sequence GTGACTGACACCAAAGGCCAGCACCCGCCGCGCTTATCCATCCTGGGCGCGCACGTCATCGACCCGGCGAGCCGCTTCGATCAAGTTGCCGATCTGCATCTGGCCGACGGGCGAGTGCTCGCCATTGGCCAAAAACCGGCGGATTTCCAGCCCGAAGAGTTGATCGACGCCAGCGGCCTACTCGCCATCCCCGGCTTGGTCGATCTTTGCGCACGCCTGCGCCAGCCCGGTCTGGAACAAAAAGCCACCATTCGCAGCGAGACCCGGGCCGCCGCCAGCGCCGGCATCACCACCCTGTGCTGTCCGCCCGACACCCTGCCTGTGGTCGACACCCCGGCGGTTGCCCAGCTCATCCGCCAGACCGCCGAGCAACACGGCTTTGCTCGGGTACTGCCGGCCGGCAGCCTGACGCAGGACCTGGCCGGCGAGCAGATCAGCGAAATGGCGGCCCTCGCGCGCGCCGGCTGCCCGGTACTGAGCCACGCCGACCGCCCCATCCGCAGCGCCCGGGTGCAGCGCCGGGCACTGGAATACGCCGCCACCTTTGATCTGACCTGCTTTCTGCACCCCGCCAACGCCTCCCTGTCCGAAGGTGGCCTGGTGCATGAGGGCCGCATCAGCACTCGACTCGGTCTGCCTGGCATTCCCGCTGCCGCCGAGACGGTCGCCGTCGCCCGCGACCTGGCCTTGGCCGAACAAACCGGCGCGCGCATTCACTTCCGTGGCCTGTCCACCGCACGCGCCACCGAAATGCTGGCCGAGGCACGCGCGCGCGGCGTGCAGGTCACCGCCGATGTTAGCGCCCATCAGTTGTTTCTCACCGAAGACGACATTGGCACCTTCGACGCCAACGCTCTGGTGCTGCCGCCGCTGCGCACCGAGGCCGACCGCCAGGCACTGCGCGCTGCTGTCGCTTCCGGCGTCATCAGCGCCATTTGCTCCGATCATCAACCACACGAGGCCGACGCCAAGCTGGATACCTTCCCCCAGGCTGCGCCCGGCATCTCGGCACTCGAGACCCTGCTGCCGCTGACACTCCGGCTGGCAGACGAGGGTTTACTGCCAATGACATCCGCACTCGCCTGCGTCACCTGCCATGCCGCCGACATCCTCGGCCTGCCCCATGGACGCTTGCAACCAGGGGCACCAGCCGATCTCTGCCTGCTGGCCCCAAACGAGCACTGGACCCTGACCGCCGAGCGCATGCACAGCCAAGGCAAGAACACACCCTTCCTGGGCCAGAGCATGCATGGCGCGGTGCGCCTAACCTTACTCGGCGGCCAGCCTGCCTTTGACGCCGCAGGCCCATAG